From Pseudoalteromonas sp. DL-6, one genomic window encodes:
- the recB gene encoding exodeoxyribonuclease V subunit beta → MQALNPLTMPLSGQSLIEASAGTGKTYTITGLYLRYLLGMQIPGELNTPLSVEQILVVTFTDAATQEIKDRVRSRIIAARDALLGQVPNDELIEDVIAGVDDKHRAFDLLDAAAKSMDEAAIFTIHGFCQRMLKQHAFESGVAFNLEFILDERDILLETIKDFWRAFVYPLSKEKTDAILAVFAAPESLFSHVSSILNKANAEITPQVSLDAVWQARDEYLARVPAFKKACLEQEFIGAVKASDLSGSKTPGRKGSLAALEAFCLGNDDFFEFGTSKYSFEVWSSENLSNAANYKKNGILLTHPLISQFDALAALNNTINQGLKIAIVQYAASWVKAAIVKRKQEQSVITPDDLLTNLHSALKSEQGDVLAQKIAQLFPVAMIDEFQDTDPIQYGIFSKIYAQSNTTLAMIGDPKQAIYGFRGADIFTYIGAKEAVDEPQQFTLGTNFRSSSDIVNSVNSLFSKYDNSFIYNDAIPFNKVKAKGKKADESFLIDGKPATAFEFNVFVDEAGDEKNKPTSKGVGQAHLATHFANKIVTLLEQANQGVACIGANPVSAADICILVRDRVEAQIMKQALSKANIASVYLSRDSVFSQELSHHLLNFLTALHGQYDEALLRGVLAGPLFCLSYNDIFALADDENSWQEHLNFFAQLSHIWHKQGAMAMLERLLSHNQLSAKWQGLGYNVERWLTDFRHLGEILQQKQIELEGTLRLLRWFAQKVSQQDGETVQVRLESDANLVKIVTMHASKGLEYPLVFMPFASGYRETKDALYHQNGKLIYDLSKDEDALQKAEQERLAEDLRLLYVALTRAVHFCSLGVYNISQGQSSRLAIQSSALGHVLFSGLEITSSQVWRTHLSEFCEANHAMQYQQFTSGELVDQGIFRLKNSDTKQHDLLINTVTAQIERDWRATSFSALSFKKHTEQLAPGRSDEDHQRDEFAVQQDELPSPYSFPKGAKPGSCLHEIFEQLDFTSPVSHPTNTEQNLTAVIERAFEKYHIDEQWQQITEQWILDALNCPLNSENNLSLSQLAPSDCLVEMEFNLPLSSLSAPKLNEVLIKYFGFNQSKLEFAHVKGLLKGFIDLIFCYQGKYYILDYKSNYLGSTAADYVPEQLEQAMTSHQYHLQYLIYTVALHRLLKQRIPDYSIEAHLGGVYYTFLRGMPAGEGVYFKQLSADQVVILDGLFSQGAML, encoded by the coding sequence ATGCAAGCGCTTAATCCACTCACTATGCCATTATCAGGGCAAAGCTTAATTGAAGCCAGTGCTGGCACAGGTAAAACCTACACAATCACGGGTTTGTATTTGCGTTATTTATTGGGTATGCAAATACCTGGTGAGCTGAATACGCCATTGAGTGTTGAGCAAATTTTGGTAGTAACCTTTACTGATGCCGCCACGCAAGAAATTAAAGACCGTGTTCGTAGCCGTATTATTGCTGCGCGTGATGCGTTACTGGGGCAAGTACCCAATGATGAGCTAATTGAGGATGTAATAGCGGGCGTTGATGACAAGCACCGTGCATTTGACTTACTCGATGCCGCAGCTAAATCAATGGACGAAGCAGCTATTTTTACCATTCATGGTTTTTGTCAGCGAATGCTAAAGCAGCATGCGTTTGAATCCGGTGTGGCATTTAACTTAGAGTTCATTTTAGATGAGCGCGATATTCTGCTTGAAACCATAAAAGACTTTTGGCGCGCGTTTGTATACCCACTTAGTAAAGAAAAAACAGATGCGATTTTAGCGGTATTTGCCGCGCCCGAATCACTATTTAGTCATGTAAGTAGTATTTTAAATAAGGCGAACGCAGAGATAACCCCGCAAGTTAGTTTAGATGCGGTATGGCAAGCGCGAGATGAATACTTGGCGCGTGTTCCAGCTTTTAAAAAAGCCTGCCTAGAGCAAGAGTTTATTGGTGCTGTTAAAGCATCCGATTTAAGTGGCTCAAAAACACCTGGGCGAAAGGGCAGCCTTGCTGCACTTGAAGCATTTTGCTTAGGCAATGATGACTTTTTTGAATTTGGTACCAGTAAGTATTCGTTTGAGGTGTGGAGTAGCGAGAACTTAAGTAATGCCGCTAATTATAAAAAAAATGGCATATTACTGACGCATCCACTTATTAGCCAATTCGATGCCTTAGCCGCACTTAACAACACCATCAACCAAGGGTTAAAAATTGCGATAGTGCAATATGCGGCGAGCTGGGTAAAAGCGGCCATAGTTAAACGCAAACAAGAACAAAGCGTGATCACCCCTGACGATTTACTGACTAATTTACACAGTGCCCTAAAGAGTGAACAAGGTGATGTGCTCGCACAAAAAATAGCGCAGTTATTTCCGGTGGCAATGATAGATGAGTTTCAGGATACCGATCCGATTCAGTACGGTATTTTTAGTAAAATTTATGCTCAAAGCAATACCACTTTAGCTATGATAGGCGATCCTAAACAAGCAATTTATGGGTTTAGGGGCGCAGATATATTTACCTACATTGGCGCAAAAGAAGCGGTAGATGAGCCACAACAATTTACATTGGGCACTAACTTTCGCTCAAGCAGTGATATTGTAAATAGCGTAAATAGCTTATTTAGCAAATACGACAACAGCTTTATTTATAACGATGCCATTCCCTTTAATAAAGTGAAAGCCAAGGGCAAAAAAGCAGATGAGTCGTTTTTAATTGATGGCAAACCGGCCACCGCCTTTGAATTTAATGTGTTTGTAGATGAAGCCGGCGATGAAAAAAATAAGCCGACCAGTAAAGGCGTAGGGCAAGCTCATTTAGCCACCCATTTTGCTAATAAAATAGTTACTTTACTTGAGCAAGCAAACCAAGGTGTTGCCTGTATTGGCGCTAACCCTGTCAGTGCTGCTGATATTTGTATTTTGGTGCGCGACCGCGTTGAAGCACAAATAATGAAGCAAGCGCTGAGTAAAGCTAATATTGCCAGTGTGTATTTGTCTCGCGACAGTGTATTTAGCCAAGAGTTGAGTCATCACTTGCTCAATTTTTTAACGGCTTTGCATGGTCAGTACGATGAGGCATTACTACGCGGTGTATTAGCCGGCCCGTTATTTTGTTTGAGCTATAATGATATTTTTGCTCTAGCCGATGATGAAAATAGCTGGCAAGAACACCTAAACTTTTTTGCTCAACTTAGCCATATTTGGCATAAGCAAGGGGCAATGGCAATGCTTGAACGCTTACTGAGTCATAATCAGCTCAGTGCCAAATGGCAAGGCTTGGGCTATAACGTAGAGCGGTGGCTTACCGACTTTAGACACCTTGGCGAAATACTGCAGCAAAAACAAATTGAGCTTGAAGGGACACTTCGTTTATTACGTTGGTTTGCGCAAAAGGTGAGCCAGCAAGATGGCGAAACAGTGCAAGTTCGCTTAGAAAGTGATGCGAACTTAGTTAAAATTGTGACTATGCATGCCTCAAAGGGGCTTGAATACCCATTGGTATTTATGCCATTTGCCAGTGGTTATCGTGAAACTAAAGACGCGCTTTATCATCAAAACGGCAAGTTGATTTACGATTTAAGTAAAGATGAAGATGCCCTGCAAAAAGCCGAGCAAGAACGTTTAGCAGAAGACTTACGTTTGCTTTATGTGGCACTGACCCGTGCAGTGCATTTTTGTTCGCTGGGCGTGTATAACATTTCTCAAGGGCAAAGTAGCCGTTTAGCAATTCAAAGTAGTGCGCTGGGGCATGTGTTGTTCTCAGGGTTAGAGATAACCAGCAGCCAAGTGTGGCGCACCCATTTAAGTGAATTTTGTGAGGCTAATCATGCTATGCAATATCAGCAATTTACCTCAGGCGAATTAGTTGATCAGGGCATATTTCGGTTAAAAAATAGTGACACTAAACAGCACGATTTACTTATTAATACAGTAACGGCGCAGATTGAACGTGACTGGCGAGCAACTAGCTTTAGTGCCTTGAGCTTTAAAAAGCATACAGAGCAACTTGCTCCTGGGCGCAGCGATGAAGATCATCAAAGAGATGAGTTTGCCGTGCAGCAAGATGAACTTCCTTCACCGTATAGCTTTCCAAAGGGTGCAAAACCAGGGAGTTGTTTGCACGAAATATTTGAGCAGCTTGATTTTACCAGTCCGGTAAGTCATCCCACGAATACAGAGCAAAACTTAACGGCTGTGATTGAGCGTGCTTTTGAAAAATACCATATCGATGAGCAATGGCAGCAAATTACCGAGCAATGGATACTCGATGCACTTAATTGCCCGTTAAACAGCGAGAATAATTTAAGTTTGAGCCAATTAGCGCCAAGTGACTGTTTAGTAGAAATGGAGTTTAATTTACCACTTAGCAGCCTCAGTGCCCCTAAGCTTAATGAAGTGTTGATTAAATATTTTGGCTTTAACCAAAGTAAACTTGAGTTTGCCCATGTTAAAGGGTTACTAAAAGGCTTTATAGATTTAATTTTTTGCTACCAAGGCAAGTATTATATTTTAGATTATAAATCTAATTATTTGGGTAGTACCGCCGCTGATTATGTGCCGGAGCAGCTAGAGCAAGCCATGACCAGCCACCAATATCATTTACAGTATTTAATTTATACCGTAGCGCTGCATCGCCTGCTTAAACAGCGAATTCCCGATTATTCCATAGAGGCGCATTTAGGCGGTGTTTATTATACTTTTTTACGCGGTATGCCAGCAGGAGAGGGAGTGTACTTTAAACAGCTAAGTGCAGATCAAGTCGTTATTTTAGATGGCTTGTTTAGCCAAGGAGCCATGCTATGA
- the recD gene encoding exodeoxyribonuclease V subunit alpha, with amino-acid sequence MSDLNQQPGLFDDLDDAPLDEPVLTTAQPTMQASESIKVVPLLTYLTDEHRVRVVDVKLAELLSGTNAQQGYDDLFYIILMLCLSQQSQHSCLTLTEVDWTNPFNLRQSDFTKLEGTQPDTLSPFSDDFTTEAAIGYLLSHHSVGEQKPLQLFNQRLYFSRLAGYEQTLAQRLLTMSERQLNIDDAVLAQLLTRYFPDDPSIDIDWQKVACAIAATKGFSVITGGPGTGKTTTVTKLLAILQSLYQAAPLSIKLVAPTGKAAARLTESILGAKNKLNEIPDEINALIPQSAQTIHRLLGVKPFTNKFRHDKSNPLHVDVLIIDEASMVDLSLMAKLIEALPDHARLILLGDKDQLASVDTGSVMSDLCQGLVLGQTPRYSKVRCEQLNTLCFNGAVKLNAQSQSEFKLADCIAFLQHSYRFDAKSGIGQLALAVNTNNRGILNYVEQQSSEGHFSDIILDYDFVSTPIEKLVNSAASHYANYLTLIAQGASVAHVHAAFASYQLLAAVREGDYGVNSLNLRIERVLQQQGLISVNPNQRHYTGMPIMVSQNDYQLKLFNGDIGILMPDDSGQLKALFIDEQGNERAFSPARLPAHDKVYVMTIHKSQGSEFSYTAMVLPPLKQASIGINRQLVYTGITRAKHTFELVADKKVLQLAMGKSVSRASGLYERLV; translated from the coding sequence ATGAGTGATTTAAATCAACAACCGGGTTTGTTTGATGACTTAGATGATGCGCCTTTAGATGAACCTGTGCTCACAACAGCACAGCCAACGATGCAGGCCAGCGAAAGCATTAAAGTCGTGCCGTTGCTAACGTATTTAACGGACGAACATAGAGTGCGTGTGGTTGATGTAAAACTGGCTGAATTGCTCAGTGGCACAAACGCACAGCAAGGGTATGACGACCTCTTTTATATAATTTTAATGCTGTGTTTATCGCAGCAAAGCCAACATAGCTGTTTAACCCTAACAGAGGTTGATTGGACTAATCCGTTTAATTTACGTCAAAGCGACTTTACTAAACTAGAGGGCACACAGCCTGATACTCTGAGCCCATTTAGTGATGACTTTACGACTGAGGCGGCAATAGGTTATTTACTCTCACATCACAGTGTTGGGGAGCAAAAGCCGCTGCAATTGTTTAATCAACGGTTATATTTTTCTCGTTTAGCAGGCTATGAACAGACTCTTGCGCAACGATTACTAACAATGAGCGAGCGACAACTTAACATTGATGATGCAGTACTTGCTCAGTTATTAACTCGCTACTTTCCTGATGATCCGAGTATTGATATTGATTGGCAAAAAGTAGCGTGTGCCATTGCCGCTACAAAAGGTTTTAGTGTGATCACGGGCGGGCCTGGTACAGGTAAAACCACCACGGTGACAAAGCTGTTAGCGATTTTGCAGTCGTTATATCAAGCGGCACCATTGAGCATAAAATTAGTAGCGCCCACCGGTAAAGCAGCGGCGCGACTAACCGAGTCAATTTTAGGGGCCAAAAATAAGCTTAATGAAATACCGGATGAGATTAACGCGTTGATCCCGCAAAGTGCGCAAACCATTCATCGTTTGTTAGGAGTTAAGCCATTTACCAATAAATTTCGGCACGATAAAAGCAATCCGCTGCATGTTGATGTGCTGATTATTGATGAGGCCAGTATGGTCGACTTATCACTTATGGCTAAATTAATTGAGGCCTTGCCAGATCATGCACGATTGATTTTACTCGGCGATAAAGACCAACTTGCTTCGGTTGATACTGGCAGTGTAATGAGTGATTTATGCCAAGGGTTAGTGCTTGGACAAACACCGCGTTATTCAAAAGTACGCTGTGAGCAATTGAACACGCTGTGTTTTAATGGCGCTGTTAAACTCAACGCGCAAAGTCAAAGTGAGTTTAAACTCGCTGACTGCATTGCCTTTTTACAACATAGCTATCGGTTTGATGCAAAAAGTGGCATAGGTCAATTGGCGCTGGCGGTTAATACCAACAACCGTGGGATATTAAACTATGTTGAACAACAAAGCAGCGAAGGGCATTTTAGCGATATTATTTTAGACTATGACTTTGTTTCCACACCAATTGAAAAGTTAGTAAATAGTGCCGCAAGTCATTATGCTAATTACCTAACACTGATAGCCCAAGGTGCTAGTGTTGCACACGTGCATGCAGCTTTTGCCAGTTATCAGTTACTGGCTGCGGTTCGTGAAGGCGATTATGGTGTTAATAGTTTAAACCTGCGTATTGAACGGGTATTACAGCAGCAAGGTTTAATAAGCGTTAACCCTAATCAGCGGCATTATACAGGGATGCCAATTATGGTTAGCCAAAACGACTATCAGCTAAAATTATTTAACGGTGATATAGGGATTTTAATGCCCGATGATAGCGGTCAACTCAAGGCACTGTTTATTGATGAGCAAGGCAATGAACGGGCATTTTCGCCCGCACGATTACCGGCGCACGATAAAGTCTATGTAATGACCATTCATAAATCCCAAGGCTCAGAGTTCAGCTATACCGCGATGGTATTACCGCCGCTCAAGCAAGCGAGTATCGGTATTAACAGGCAATTAGTGTACACAGGAATTACCCGCGCAAAGCATACCTTTGAGCTGGTGGCAGATAAAAAAGTGCTGCAACTGGCCATGGGTAAAAGTGTATCACGGGCGTCAGGCTTGTATGAGCGATTAGTGTAA
- a CDS encoding trimeric intracellular cation channel family protein, translated as MTAEYFNFLSLIGVAFFAISGALLGHDKDIGGFGVVVVGSVTALGGGTLRDILLNQPVFWIANPDYLYATYGAIFVTVMFIRHLPDVSNYYMLLVDAIGMAIFNVVGIEKALIEGTTMVVALTMGMTTGIFGGLIRDVICREVPLVMREELYSTACFAGGLTYATLFLLEAPYLWCIIGSLLVTVFLRLGALHFGWQPNLFRKRTPKIND; from the coding sequence ATGACGGCAGAGTATTTTAATTTTTTAAGCCTTATTGGCGTGGCATTCTTTGCAATTTCAGGTGCATTATTAGGCCACGACAAAGATATTGGTGGATTTGGTGTTGTCGTTGTTGGCTCAGTCACTGCGTTAGGTGGTGGCACGCTCAGAGATATTCTTCTTAACCAACCTGTATTTTGGATAGCCAACCCCGATTATTTATATGCCACCTATGGCGCTATTTTTGTCACCGTTATGTTTATTCGCCACTTACCTGATGTGTCTAACTATTACATGTTATTGGTTGATGCGATTGGTATGGCTATCTTTAATGTGGTCGGTATTGAAAAAGCATTAATTGAAGGCACCACCATGGTGGTTGCGCTTACAATGGGAATGACGACGGGTATATTTGGCGGCTTAATACGCGATGTGATCTGTAGAGAAGTACCGCTGGTGATGCGCGAAGAGCTATACTCCACCGCGTGTTTTGCAGGAGGCTTAACCTATGCCACGCTATTTTTATTAGAAGCTCCCTATTTATGGTGCATTATAGGTTCATTATTGGTAACCGTTTTTCTAAGATTGGGCGCACTACATTTTGGCTGGCAACCCAACCTATTTAGAAAGCGAACCCCAAAAATAAACGATTAG
- a CDS encoding amidohydrolase, producing MIKKIIFGSVLFTAISAPSFASSINTQLEHATQSVSEKVITWRRHLHQYPELSNREFETAKYITNHLKSLGLEVQTDVAHTGVVAKLSGGKKGPLIALRADMDALPVTEQVDLPFASKQTSTYRGNEVGVMHACGHDTHVAILMAVAESLVKIKEQLAGEVLFVFQPAEEGAPEGEEGGAELMLKEGLFKQKPEAVFGLHVTSSLNTGQIGFREGPLMASEDSFTINVTGRQTHGSRPWNGVDPIVASSQIIMATQTIASRQVDVTKAPSVISFGAINGGIRSNIIPDNVELIGTIRTFDQTMRADIKKRLAKTAELVAESAGAKADVHIDHGYPVTVNNIALTQKMTPTLARIAGADNIITTDLITGAEDFSYYALETPGLFYFLGVTPKDQNAKTAPSNHSPQFYVDESALQLGVESLSQLVVDYLQ from the coding sequence ATGATAAAAAAAATAATTTTTGGCAGTGTTTTATTTACTGCTATTTCAGCGCCTAGTTTTGCTAGTAGCATTAACACCCAACTTGAACATGCAACACAAAGCGTGAGTGAAAAAGTCATTACATGGCGTCGCCATTTGCATCAATATCCAGAGCTGAGTAATCGCGAATTTGAAACCGCTAAGTACATTACTAACCATTTAAAATCTTTGGGTCTTGAAGTACAAACCGATGTTGCGCATACCGGTGTTGTGGCTAAATTAAGCGGTGGTAAAAAAGGCCCTTTAATCGCCCTTCGTGCCGATATGGATGCTTTACCCGTTACCGAACAAGTTGATTTACCCTTTGCCTCTAAACAAACCTCAACCTATCGTGGTAATGAAGTAGGCGTTATGCATGCCTGTGGGCACGATACCCATGTTGCAATTTTAATGGCCGTAGCAGAGTCACTGGTAAAAATTAAAGAGCAGTTAGCGGGTGAGGTACTGTTTGTATTTCAACCGGCTGAAGAAGGTGCCCCCGAGGGAGAAGAAGGTGGCGCTGAGCTAATGCTAAAAGAAGGTTTATTTAAACAAAAGCCAGAGGCGGTATTTGGCTTACATGTCACCAGCTCACTTAATACTGGTCAAATTGGCTTTAGAGAAGGGCCACTAATGGCCAGTGAAGACTCTTTCACAATTAACGTAACGGGTCGTCAAACCCATGGCTCGCGCCCTTGGAATGGCGTAGATCCCATAGTTGCTTCATCACAAATTATAATGGCAACTCAAACAATCGCCTCACGCCAAGTTGATGTAACTAAAGCACCTTCTGTTATTTCGTTTGGCGCGATTAATGGCGGCATACGCTCAAATATAATCCCTGATAACGTCGAGCTAATTGGAACAATTAGAACCTTTGATCAAACTATGCGCGCCGATATTAAAAAACGTTTAGCTAAAACCGCTGAGCTGGTTGCCGAATCCGCTGGTGCAAAAGCCGACGTGCATATAGATCACGGTTACCCTGTAACAGTAAATAATATTGCACTGACTCAAAAAATGACCCCTACGCTTGCCCGTATTGCTGGCGCTGACAACATTATTACAACAGACTTGATTACCGGTGCAGAAGACTTTAGTTATTATGCGCTAGAAACCCCTGGACTGTTTTACTTTTTAGGTGTCACTCCAAAAGATCAAAACGCTAAAACGGCACCAAGTAATCATTCACCTCAGTTTTATGTTGACGAAAGCGCATTACAACTTGGCGTAGAATCATTATCTCAACTGGTCGTTGACTACTTACAATAA
- the ttcA gene encoding tRNA 2-thiocytidine(32) synthetase TtcA: MSHSAQAKAQHNLNKLQKRLRRLTGQAVMDFNMIEEGDRIMVCLSGGKDSYTMLDMLQHLQRVAPIKFELFAVNLDQKQPGFPEHVLPEYLDNLNIEYKIVEEDTYSIVTDIIPEGKTTCSLCSRLRRGILYRTAKELGATKIALGHHRDDMIETLFLNMFYGGKLKSMPAKLMSDNGEHMVIRPLAYCKEADISQYAFSQGYPIIPCNLCGSQENLQRKHTKNMLAQWNKEHPGRIESIFTAMQNVVPSHLADNQLFDFANLQTGDVIDGGDIALDKPDIPKAPVNPEQDETNQADVVTINLS; this comes from the coding sequence GTGTCTCATTCTGCTCAAGCCAAAGCTCAACACAACTTAAATAAGCTTCAAAAGCGTTTACGCCGCCTCACAGGTCAAGCTGTCATGGACTTTAACATGATAGAAGAAGGCGACCGTATTATGGTGTGCTTATCGGGCGGCAAAGACAGTTATACTATGCTCGATATGCTGCAACATTTACAGCGGGTTGCCCCTATTAAGTTTGAGCTTTTTGCGGTTAACCTTGACCAAAAACAACCAGGCTTTCCTGAGCATGTACTGCCTGAATACCTTGATAACTTAAATATTGAATATAAAATTGTCGAAGAAGATACCTACAGTATTGTTACCGATATTATTCCTGAAGGTAAAACAACATGCTCACTTTGCTCTCGTCTGCGTCGTGGTATTTTGTATCGCACCGCTAAAGAGCTAGGCGCTACTAAAATAGCTTTAGGCCATCACCGCGATGACATGATAGAAACCTTGTTTTTAAATATGTTTTACGGCGGCAAACTCAAAAGTATGCCGGCTAAGCTAATGAGTGATAACGGCGAGCACATGGTTATTCGCCCATTAGCATATTGTAAAGAAGCCGATATTAGCCAATACGCATTTAGCCAAGGCTACCCTATTATTCCGTGTAACTTATGTGGATCACAAGAAAACTTACAACGTAAGCACACTAAAAATATGCTAGCGCAATGGAATAAAGAGCACCCTGGGCGTATAGAAAGTATTTTTACTGCCATGCAAAATGTTGTGCCTTCGCATTTAGCTGATAACCAATTGTTTGATTTTGCAAATCTGCAAACCGGTGACGTGATTGATGGTGGCGACATTGCGTTAGATAAACCCGACATACCAAAAGCGCCGGTTAATCCTGAACAAGATGAAACAAATCAAGCAGATGTAGTTACTATTAACTTAAGCTAA
- the uspE gene encoding universal stress protein UspE → METIKRIIAVIDPTKDDQNALARSIDLAKKSGASITAFMTVYDFSYEMTTMLSGDEREAMRQAVLKDRELWLKDLVSPYQNINIDTQVIWHNRPYEAIINTVINDKYDLVIKGTHQHGALKAVIFTPTDWHLVRKCPTPVLFVKDMQWPAQGNILAAVNAVSENEQHLSLNKRIIKDAQFLCELANAKLNLVNAYPATPVNIAIEIPEFNPGLYNESVKKHHIESTNELANEFNLTSEQCFIEEGLPEDVIPDVAKRLNSELVVIGTVGRTGLSAALVGNTAEHVIDSLDCDVLALKPDGYVSPLAES, encoded by the coding sequence ATGGAAACGATTAAACGTATTATCGCGGTTATTGACCCAACTAAAGACGATCAAAATGCCCTCGCGCGTTCAATAGATTTAGCCAAAAAATCGGGTGCGAGCATTACCGCCTTTATGACGGTTTACGATTTTTCTTACGAAATGACCACTATGTTATCAGGCGATGAACGTGAAGCAATGCGTCAAGCCGTCCTCAAAGATCGCGAGCTATGGCTTAAAGATCTGGTCTCTCCTTATCAAAATATTAATATTGATACGCAAGTTATTTGGCATAATCGACCATACGAGGCAATAATTAATACCGTTATCAATGATAAATACGACTTAGTTATCAAAGGTACGCATCAACACGGCGCACTAAAAGCGGTTATTTTTACTCCTACAGACTGGCACTTAGTTAGAAAATGCCCAACGCCGGTATTATTTGTAAAAGATATGCAATGGCCAGCACAAGGTAATATTTTAGCTGCCGTAAATGCAGTCAGTGAAAATGAACAGCACCTCTCACTTAATAAGCGCATTATTAAAGATGCACAGTTTTTATGTGAACTCGCTAATGCTAAACTTAACTTAGTCAATGCTTACCCTGCTACACCGGTAAATATTGCCATAGAAATTCCTGAGTTTAACCCCGGGCTTTACAACGAATCAGTTAAAAAACATCATATTGAGTCAACTAATGAACTAGCTAATGAGTTTAACTTAACCTCTGAGCAGTGCTTTATAGAAGAAGGCTTGCCAGAAGATGTGATACCAGATGTTGCTAAACGTTTAAATAGTGAATTAGTGGTTATTGGCACTGTGGGACGTACCGGCTTAAGTGCAGCATTAGTAGGTAACACCGCTGAGCATGTTATTGACAGCCTTGATTGTGATGTACTTGCATTGAAACCTGACGGCTATGTAAGCCCCCTTGCAGAAAGTTAA
- a CDS encoding FNR family transcription factor, whose amino-acid sequence MDFSQSRAKGNCAISCNNCSISQLCLPFSLNGQEMDKLDEIIERKKPLHKGDYLFESGAPLNAIYAVRSGSFKSYTLSEQGDEQITGFHLAGDLVGFDAINKMQHQSFSQALETSMVCEIPFDTLDELAGKLPKLRQQIMRLMSSEITYDQEMLLLLNKKSAEERLASFIYNLSERFGERGFSRKEFRFTMTRGEIGNYLGLTVETISRLLSRFQKADLIKVEGKFITILDNDALAKTAAIVKPR is encoded by the coding sequence ATGGATTTTTCTCAAAGTCGTGCTAAAGGTAATTGTGCTATTAGCTGTAATAACTGCAGTATTAGCCAGTTATGTTTACCATTTTCTTTAAATGGCCAAGAAATGGATAAACTTGATGAGATCATTGAGCGAAAAAAACCATTACACAAAGGTGACTACTTATTTGAATCAGGCGCGCCTTTAAATGCAATTTATGCGGTTCGTTCAGGCTCGTTTAAATCGTATACCTTGTCTGAGCAAGGCGATGAACAAATTACCGGTTTTCACTTAGCTGGCGACCTTGTTGGATTTGATGCCATTAACAAAATGCAGCATCAAAGCTTTTCTCAAGCACTAGAAACCTCAATGGTATGTGAAATCCCCTTTGATACCCTTGACGAACTTGCTGGTAAACTGCCTAAGCTACGCCAACAAATTATGCGCTTAATGAGTAGTGAAATAACCTACGATCAAGAAATGCTGCTACTACTTAATAAAAAGTCTGCCGAAGAACGCCTAGCGAGTTTTATTTATAATTTATCAGAGCGTTTTGGTGAACGTGGTTTTTCACGTAAAGAATTTAGATTTACTATGACTCGCGGTGAAATTGGCAACTACCTTGGTTTAACTGTTGAAACCATTAGCCGTTTATTGAGCCGTTTTCAAAAAGCAGATTTGATCAAAGTAGAAGGTAAGTTTATTACTATTTTAGATAATGACGCGCTTGCTAAAACCGCTGCGATTGTAAAACCCCGTTAA
- a CDS encoding sulfite exporter TauE/SafE family protein produces the protein MIDPIFVSAFLMGLIGSGHCIAMCGGIASSLQLASNKRQTWLYSLAYNSGRALSYMLAGALVAGISSQFATQNSAFSLFLSFLAGIFMLLVGVYIMRIAATLQWLEKLGKTLIWQHLIKLNKYLMPIDSPLKALGYGALWGWLPCGLVYSALTWAMTSGNALNGALVMLSFALGTFPAMITLGVAAQKLNTLFNHPWTRITLGSVIIWYGIYLLIIATDKLVH, from the coding sequence ATGATTGACCCTATTTTTGTTAGCGCTTTTTTAATGGGTTTAATTGGCAGTGGTCATTGCATTGCTATGTGTGGCGGTATTGCCAGTTCGTTACAACTTGCCAGTAACAAACGTCAAACCTGGTTATATTCTCTTGCTTATAACAGCGGTCGAGCTTTAAGTTATATGTTAGCAGGAGCCCTTGTTGCGGGTATTAGTAGCCAGTTTGCCACGCAAAATTCTGCCTTTTCATTATTTTTGTCATTTTTAGCCGGTATTTTTATGTTACTGGTTGGCGTTTATATTATGCGCATAGCCGCCACCTTACAGTGGCTTGAAAAACTGGGTAAAACCCTTATTTGGCAGCACTTAATTAAACTTAATAAATATTTAATGCCCATTGATTCGCCTTTAAAAGCCCTTGGTTATGGCGCGTTATGGGGCTGGTTACCGTGCGGTTTAGTATACTCTGCACTTACCTGGGCAATGACCAGTGGCAACGCCCTCAATGGTGCTTTGGTTATGCTGTCATTTGCCCTAGGGACATTTCCTGCCATGATCACCTTAGGTGTGGCTGCACAAAAGCTAAATACGCTTTTTAACCACCCATGGACACGAATAACATTAGGCAGTGTTATCATTTGGTACGGTATCTACCTTCTGATCATTGCAACAGATAAGCTAGTGCATTAA